The following are encoded together in the Phaseolus vulgaris cultivar G19833 chromosome 9, P. vulgaris v2.0, whole genome shotgun sequence genome:
- the LOC137822760 gene encoding amino acid permease 6-like has protein sequence MNPDQFQKNNMYVETPEAFGEGGKNFDDDGRVKRTGTWITASAHIITAVIGSGVLSLAWAIAQMGWVAGPAVLLAFSCITYFTSTLLADCYRTPDPVHGKRNYTYSAVVKSVLGGRKFQLCGLAQYINLVGVTIGYTITASISMVAVKRSNCFHKHGHHVKCFTSNNPFMIFFACIQIVLSQIPNFSKLWWLSIVAAVMSFAYSSIGLGLSFAKVAGGGDPVRTSLTGVQVGVDVTGSEKVWRTFQAIGDIAFAYAYSNVLIEIQDTLKSSPAENKVMKRASLIGIMTTTLFYMLCGCLGYAAFGNDAPGNFLTGFGFYEPFWLIDFANICIAVHLVGAYQVFCQPIFGFVENWSKERWPNSQFVNGEHAVNFPLCGTFSVNFFRVVWRTTYVVITALIAMLFPFFNDFLGLIGSLSFWPLTVYFPIEMYIKQSNMQKFSFTWTWLKILSWVCLIVSIISAAGSIQGLAQDLKKYQPFKAQQ, from the exons ATGAATCCTGATCAGTTTCAGAAAAACAACATGTACGTAGAAACCCCAGAAGCTTTTGGTGAAGGTGGCAAAAACTTCGACGACGATGGACGTGTCAAAAGAACTG GAACATGGATAACTGCCAGTGCTCATATCATAACGGCAGTGATAGGATCTGGAGTGTTGTCACTTGCATGGGCAATTGCACAGATGGGTTGGGTGGCTGGCCCTGCGGTTCTCCTTGCCTTCTCTTGCATCACATACTTCACATCTACTCTTCTTGCAGACTGTTATCGTACACCTGACCCTGTTCATGGCAAGCGAAACTACACATATTCCGCCGTTGTCAAATCCGTTCTAG GTGGGAGAAAATTCCAGCTGTGTGGATTAGCTCAGTACATAAATCTTGTGGGTGTAACTATCGGATACACAATAACGGCTTCAATAAGCATGGT GGCTGTGAAAAGGTCGAACTGTTTTCACAAACATGGTCACCATGTCAagtgcttcacgtcaaacaacCCTTTCATGATCTTCTTTGCGTGCATCCAAATCGTGCTTAGTCAGATACCAAATTTCAGCAAGCTCTGGTGGCTTTCTATTGTTGCAGCAGTCATGTCTTTTGCTTATTCTTCCATTGGACTCGGCCTCTCTTTTGCTAAAGTTGCAG GTGGTGGAGATCCTGTACGAACAAGCTTAACTGGGGTGCAAGTAGGAGTAGATGTTACAGGATCGGAGAAGGTGTGGAGGACCTTTCAAGCTATTGGTGACATTGCCTTTGCTTACGCTTATTCCAACGTTCTCATTGAGATACAG GATACACTGAAATCGAGCCCTGCTGAGAACAAGGTCATGAAAAGAGCAAGTTTGATTGGCATCATGACTACAACCTTGTTTTATATGCTATGTGGCTGCTTAGGTTATGCAGCATTTGGCAACGATGCACCAGGAAATTTCCTCACTGGGTTCGGCTTCTACGAGCCATTTTGGCTCATAGACTTTGCTAACATCTGCATAGCCGTGCACTTGGTTGGGGCATATCAG GTTTTCTGTCAGCCCATATTTGGGTTCGTAGAGAACTGGAGTAAGGAAAGGTGGCCCAACAGCCAATTTGTTAATGGGGAGCACGCAGTGAACTTCCCATTGTGTGGAACCTTCTCTGTGAACTTTTTCAGGGTGGTGTGGAGAACAACATATGTTGTCATCACTGCTTTGATAGCTATGCTGTTTCCATTCTTCAATGACTTCCTAGGATTAATTGGTTCACTGTCCTTTTGGCCATTAACCGTTTACTTCCCCATAGAGATGTACATTAAGCAGTCAAACATGCAAAAGTTTTCCTTCACATGGACATGGCTCAAGATCTTGAGCTGGGTTTGCTTGATTGTTTCGATTATTTCAGCAGCTGGCTCCATTCAAGGCCTCGCTCAAGATCTCAAGAAATACCAGCCCTTTAAAGCTCAGCAATAA